Genomic window (Stenotrophomonas maltophilia):
CAGCCACTCTGGTAGCGGCTGTTGTCATAGTCGGCCGGGTCGCGGCCGGGGCACACCCAGTAGGTGTTGCCGGTGTTGCGGTGGACCTTGCCATCGCGGTACTTGGCACCGAACTGGATCGAGTCCAGCCAGCCCGATTCAAACAGCTTGGTGACGTCGGCCTGGAAATAGTTCTGCTTGACCTCGGTGCGCTTCCACGACGAATCGGTCGAGCCGGTGTCGACTTCAGCGATGCCGTTCATCAACTGCTGCTGCAGGTCGGGCGAGAAGGTGGCCGACGGCGTGCCGGTCAGGTCCCATGCGCTGTACAGGTTGCCCGGCAGGTAATCGTTGCCGACCTTGCGGCGCGGCTTGGCCGACATCCGGAAGTTCATCGACGGACCACCTTCGGACCAGGTACGGCCACCGGTGAACGACGCCTTCCACAGCGGGCTGATATCCCAGTCGATGGTGAGGTCAGCGGTCTGCGACAGCGCCTTTTCCTTGCTGTAGCCACCGGTCAGCTGCGGCGTCGGAACGGTGCAGTCGTCCGGGCCCCAGCCGCCGGGCTGGAGGCCGGCAGCCTTGGCCTGGTCTTCGCTGCAGTAGTAGGTTTTTCCAGCCAGCTTTTCGAACTGGGCACCGGTGACGGTGTTGCCGCTGGGATCGAAATCCAGGCCATTGAGCAGGCGGCCGCCGGCCCAGTTTCCGTCGCCGTTGAAGCGGGCCATGCTCCATTCCGGAATCTTCAGCATGTTCTGGGTGTAGTCACCCTGGAGTTCGAAGCGGAAGTAGTTGGCCGTCATCGTGACGTTGTCGACAGGCTTGAACTGGAAGGTCAGCTGGCCGCCCTTGCGCTCGCGCTTCTCTTCCTTCACTGCGAAGTTGACCGAGGTCGGCATGAAGAAATCGCTGTAGTTGCCGCCGGTCTGGTTGTTGAAACCGGACTTGCCCCACCAGTAGTGGATGCCATCCTGCGCCTGCACGTTGCCATAGGCATCGCGGGCCTTGCCGGCGCCATACCACTGGTAGTCCTCGGTGCTGGCTTCCATGGTGCGGGTGGTGCGCTTCTGCTGCGTCACGCCGATCAGCACGCCGAAACGCTCGTCCTTGCTGTGCCACGAATACAGGGCCGAGGCCTGCGGGTCGATATCGTGGTGGGTATCGGAGGAGGTGCCCTCAAGCGTGACGAATCCCGAGTTGGACTCCATGTCCAGCGGACGACGGGTGTGCAGGATGACCGTGCCGCCGATGCCGCCTTCGTCGATGCGTGCTTCCGGCGACTTGAACAGCTCTGCGCTGGACAGCATGTTCGACGGCAGCAGCGTGTAGTTGAACGACCGGGTGGCTTCGTCGTTGGTTTCCGACGTGGCGACGTAGTTGCCGTTCAACTGGGTCAGGGTCAGGTCCGGCGCGAGGCCGCGCACGCTGACACTCTTGCCTTCACCGCCGCTGCGGGTGATGACCACGCCGGGCACGCGCTGCAGTGCGTCGGCGACGTTCTTGTCGGGGAACTTGCCGACGTCTTCGGCGGTGATCACTTCGACCACCGCGTTGGCATCGCGCTTCTGCTCAAGGCTCTTTTCAATGGCGTAGCGGTAGCCGGTGACCTGGACGCTGTCCAGCGTGGTGGCGTCCTGCGTGCCGGTGGACGTGGCCTGCTGCGCGGCGGCGCCAGCCGGAATGACGGCGGCGGCCAATGCCAGCGCGATGGCCAGTGACAATGCGTCCTGGCCGTGCGTACGTGTTGAATGCTTCATTCCCATCTCTCCCTCTCTCCTGGATTGATCCGGTGACGTGGCACGGACAACTTGAATCGATCTAATTTGAAGTGACTTGTCGCTATCGCCATGCAGTGGCAGTAGCACCGTGCGCGTGGCCTGGTACGTCCTGTTGCTGCTCCCCCAACTCCCGGCCATCGCAGTGTCGCTCTTGGATCGATCTAAGCGATGGGCGGGCGTTTTTTAGCATGGGTCGCCCGCGGGCGCATGCTGCTCCGCAATATGGTACTGGCGTGGCGAAGGGATGACGGTTTGCTGAAATCAGTGAAATCGTTTTCGTGCGCAGGGGAGGGGGGGCCGGCAGGGCTGCGCCCTGCACCTGCTGTGAGCCAGGGCAACAGCCAAAGCCAAAGCCAAAGCGGCTCTGGGTTGTCTGTGTGTTGGGCGGGGCGGTGTCGGATTGCGGGGACGCCGTAAACCCCCAGACCGGCCCAGCCGCTGGCGGCTGTGCGTTCGGGCGCTTGCGAAGCAGTGCTTCGCAAGCAAAGCGCCCTCACCCCTGGGGGCTCGATGGCGCCTTGCGCGTGTGCGCTGTCCTGCGCACACGGCAAGACCGGGGTTGGGCGTCCTGCCCAACCCGCCCGAGGCATGCCTCGGGCCCATGGCGCCAACGGTCCTGCCAGCCCACATCGCCCCACCCCCGACAGTTTCCTGGTGACGGTTGGATAGGTCTTGGAATCACGCGAGGTCATGGGGTCAGATCCGTTTTCCGTTGGAAAACGGATCTGACCCCGATTGATTTCGTATCTGACAGAGATTCATCCACGCATGGCGTGGATCTACAGATCGCGGGAATCTGTCGAAGGCGGGGTGGGTCCGGTTGCGGGGGCGTGAGCCGCATGGATGCGGCGACCGAGCTTACATGGACGTACTTGCAGCGGCCCCCGCAACCGGACCCACCCCGCCTCCCCACAAGAAAGCAGCTTCTGCTGTTGCCGTTGCTGTTGCTCCAGCTCGGAGCGGGTGCAGGGCGCAGCCCTGCCGAACACCCCCCTCTCATGCTGCGCCGCAGAATGCATTCGGCTGAACCTGCATGCTCTACTTGAATCGATCTAAATCCACGGTCTGGTGGGTCGGGCGTCATTCCAGGGGGAGCTCCCTGCCAGTCGAGGCAGGGGCTCAGAGGAACGGTGCCGGATGGCCCCGGCCGCCTGCCTCCGCGTCATCGACTACAGGAACCCGACATGCGTCCAGTGCCGTCCGCTCCCGCCGTCCCAGTGTCCTCGCGCCCGCTGCTGCGCCTGGCCTGCCTGCTCGCACTGTCGTCAGTGCCGATGCTGCTGCAGGCCGCGCCGGCTGCGCTGGAGCGCGAGGTCAACACCTTCATCGGCAGCAAGGACGACGGCAACACGTTCCCGGGCGCGTCGGCACCGTTCGGCCTGATCCAGGTCAGCCCGATCGGCAGCCACTATTCGGGCTGGCGCTACGACGACGAGAAGATCCGCGGTTTCGGCCACTCCTTCATCTCCGGCGCAGGTTGCTGGGAGCAGGGCGGGCAGGTGTCGGTGCTGCCGGTGACCGGTTCGATCGGTCCGGGCGGCGATTTCGATACCGGCAACGCCAAGCAGTTCGACCACAAGGCGTATGCCGCGTCGTACACCCATGACGGCGAGATCGGCCAGGCCGGCTATTACAAAGTGCGCCTGACCAGCTACGGCGGCATCGATGCCGAGAGCACCGCGCGTACGCGCGCCGCAGCCGAGCGCTACACCTTCAGCCAGCGCCAGGGCGATGGCCACGTGCTGGTCAATGTCGGCCAGGCGAACGAGCGCCACTCGGTGATCGGCAGCGTGGTTGATGTGGTCGGCGACCGCGTGGTGGAAGGCAAGCTGGTCACCAAGAGTTTCTGCGGCGGCCATCAGTACACCACCTGGTTCCGCATCGAGTTCGACCGCCCGTTCAAGGCGCATGGCACCTGGGGTGAGGGCGGTGGCCTGCCCGGCGCGCGCCACAGCATGGAAGGCGAGCAGAAGCCGAACGGTGCCTGGCTCAGCTTCGACCTGGCCAAGGGCCAGTCGGTGACGGCGGTCAGCGCGATCTCGCATGTGGACGCCGAAGGCGCGCGCATCAATCTGCGCGCGGACGGCATGCAGGGTGGGGCGCTTCTCGGTTTCGACCGCATGCGCACACTGTCCCAGCAGGCGTGGCGCGAGCAGCTGGGTCGGGTGCGTGTGCAGGGCGGTACGGCCGATGACCGCACCGTGTTCTACAGCGCGGCCTACCACGCGCTGCTGCAGCCGATGACCGGCAACGATGCCGACGGCCGCTATCGCGGCTATGACGATGGTATCCATCGCGCCGATGGCTGGACCTATTACGAGTACTTCTCGCTGTGGGATACCTACCGCGCGCAGAACCAGTGGCTGGCATTGACCCGCCCGGACGTGGCGCGTGACATCGGCCGCACCCTGCTGGCGATCGACGAGCAGGGTGGCTGGCTGCCGCGCTGGGGCTATGCCAACTTCGAGACCAACATCATGACCGGCGATCCGGTCACCCCGTTCATGGTCGACCTGTGGCGCTTCGGTGCGCTCAAGGGCCGTGAATCGCAGGCCTGGGATGCGCTGCGCCGCAATGCCTTCGGCACGCCGCCGCTGAACTCGCGCATGGCCGGCCGTTCCGGCAACCCGACCTACCTGGACAAGGGCTACGTGGTCTACGACCGCGCATTCCCGTCCAAGGGCATGGACGTCGATCCGCATCACGGCGGTTCGGCCACGCTGGAATATGCGCTGGCCGACTGTGCGCTCTCGCAGATGGCCGATGGCCTGGGCCACGCCCAGGACGCGGCGACGCTGCGTGAGCGCGGCCGCAACTGGCGCAAGGTGTGGGACCCGCAGGTGCGCGACGCCGAAACCGGCTTCACCGGGTTCCCGCGCCCGCGTACCGAGGACGGCCAGTGGTACACGCCGGCCGATGGCCACTACAGCCCGCGCTCGCACCACGGTTTCCATGAGGGGACGGCGTGGCAGTATCAGTGGCTGGCGCAGCAGGACGTGCCGGGCCTGGTCGAAGCGATGGATGGCCGCGAACAGGCCGGCCGCCGCCTCGATGCCTTCTTCGCGATGGACGCGCTGCAGGCCGATCCGCTCAATGCTGCCCGCAAGGAGTGGGTGGTCGGGCCATACAGCTACTACAACCAGTTCCGCTACAACCCGAACAACGAACCGGACCTGCACTCGCCGTGGCTGTACACGCTGATCGGCCAGCCGTGGAAGACCGCCGCCGTGGTGCGTGCCGCGCAGCAGTTGTTCACCAATGCCCCGAACGGCGTGACCGGCAATGATGACCTCGGCACGATGTCGGCCTGGTACCTGTTCAGCGCCATCGGCGTGTACCCGGCGGTGCCGGGCAGTGGCCAGTTCCTGCTGCACACCCCGCGCTTCAGCAAGGTGGAAGTGGACATGGGCAATGGCCGCACGCTGCGCATCGACGCGCCGGGCGCCGATGGCCGCCGCCTGCAGTACGTGCAGGGCGTGAAGGTCGATGGACAGGTGCATGCGCCGGTGTGGCTGGACTGGAACCAGCTGCAGCAGGGCCCGCGCCTGCAGTTCGCGCTCGATGCGAAGGCGCCGGAGCAGGGCTGGGGCACGGCGGTGAAGGACCTGCCGGTATCCTGGTGCGCGGCACCGGGCAGCCAGCTGCGCTGAGACGGACTGTGCCGTTCGCGGTGACCCAGCGAACGGCACGGCACGACACGGCCCTGATCCATTAGGCTTGAGCCTCCAGCGGAGTCCGGGAAGACGATGAACGACAACGGCAGCAGTCCCAGCAAGCGCGCCGGCAAGGCGGTGACGGTGACCGACATCGCGCGTGCCATCGGCGTGTCACGGGCAACCGTGTCGCTGGTGCTGCGTGGCAGCCCACTGGTCAACGTCGATACCCGCGCCAAGGTCGAGGCCGAACTGCGTCGCCAGCGCTATGTCTACAACCGCGCGGCGGCCAACCTGCGTCGTCGTACCTCGTCAAGCATCGCGCTGGTGATCAACGATCTGTCCAACCCGTTCTTCGCCGAATTCGCCTCCGGCGTGGACGAGGCGTTGGGCGGGCGCGGCTACGTGACCCTGCTGGGCAGTACCGGTGAATCGCCGGAGCGCCAGCAGGCGGTGCTGTCCACGCTGATGGAACACACCCCGGCGGGCTTGATCCTGTCGCCGGCCGAGGGCAGCGATACCGCGCAGTTGCGGCAGGCGTTGGGTGCCAATGCCAACGTGCTGCTGTTCAATCGTGAACTGGACGGCGCCGACTGGGACTTCCTGACCCTGGACAACCAGCACGGTGCCTATCTGGCCACGCGCCACCTGATCGAGCGCGGCCATCGCCAGATTGCCTTCTTCGGTGGCCACGCGGCATCCAGTTCGTGCCATCAGCGCCGCGCCGGTTTCCAGCAGGCGCTGGCCGAGGCCGGTCTGTCGCTGCCGCCGGGCTGGATGATCGAGTCGGCACCGAACCGTCTGGAAGCCGCGGCGCGCACCGATGAGCTGTTTGCCGATGGCCATCGTCCGAGTGCGGCGGTCTGCTACAACGACACCGTCGCGCTGGGCCTGATGCTGGGCTTGAATTCGCGTGGCATCCGTCCGGGCGGTGACTTTGCCGTTACCGGTTTCGATGATATTTCCGAGGCGTCGGTCGCGGTGCCGCCGCTGACCACGCTCACCGCCGATCCGCGCGAGCGGGGCAGGCAAGCTGCCGCGCTGCTGCTGCAACGATTGGACGAACCGGATGCGCCGCCACGGCGCACGGTCGCGCCGGTGCAGCTGCGTATCCGCGAAAGCAGTGCCGCACGACCAAACTGATTTCTTCCATACACCCCTTCCACGCAACAACGACCTTCCGCGCATCGAGGCGCGTACCGCATGCCGATCTCCGCAACGCCCCGTCCATCGGGTTCTTCGGGCAACGCACCCGCCGTCACCAACGGCAAGGCGCTGGCTGTCGTCACCACGATCTTCTTCATGTGGGGCTTCCTGACCTGCCTCAATGACATCCTGATCCCGCACCTGAAGGCGGTATTCGAGCTGAACTACGCCAAGGCGATGCTGGTGCAGTTCACCTTCTTCGGCACCTATTTCCTGATGTCGCTGCCGGCAGGTCGCCTGGTCGCGGCGCTGGGCTACAAGAAGGGCATCGTGGCCGGACTGGTGATTGCCGGTATCGGTGCGTTGGGCTTCTGGCCGGCGGCCGAGCTGCGCGTGTATGGCGCCTTCCTCGGCGCATTGTTCGTGCTGGCCACGGGCATTACCGTGCTGCAGGTCGCTGCGAACCCCTACGTCGCACTGCTGGGCCCGGAGCAGACCAGCTCCAGCCGCTTGACCCTGGCGCAGGCGCTGAACTCGCTGGGCACGGCCATTGCGCCGATCTTCGGCGGCATGCTGATCCTGTCCAACACGGTCAAGAGCGCCGATGAACTGAGCGCGCTGCCGGCCGCCGAACAGCTGGCCTACCGCGCCGCTGAGGCGCAGGCCGTGCAGGGCCCGTACGTGGGTTTGGCGGTGGCGCTGGTGCTGCTGGCGCTGTTCGTGTTCCTGTTCCGTCTGCCGGCGCTGAGCGACGCCACCGAGCAGGCCGACCAGGGCCATCACCACAGCTACCTGGACGCGCTGCGCAAGCGCCACCTGCTGCTGGGTGTGCTGGGCATCTTCTTCTACGTTGGCGCCGAAGTATCGATCGGCAGCTTCCTGGTCAACTACCTGTCGATGCCGAGCATCGGCGGCTTCAGCGAGCAGGAAGCCACCCACTACGTGTCGGCCTACTGGACGATGGCGATGATCGGCCGCTTCGCGGGCTCGGCGCTGCTGGCGCGCTTCTCGCCCAGCCGCCTGCTGGCGATCTTCGCGCTGGTCAACGTGGCGCTGCTGGCCACGACCATGCTGAGCTCCGGCAGCGTTGCGCTGTACTCGGTGGTGGCGATCGGCCTGTTCAACTCGATCATGTTCCCGACCATCTTCGCGCTGAGCATCGAGCGCCTTGGCCCGTTGACCAACAAGGGCTCCAGCCTGCTGATCATGGCCATCGTCGGCGGCGCCGTGGTGCCGTACCTGCAGGGCGTGCTGGCCGACCACATCGGTGTGCAGGCGAGCTTCATCCTGCCGTTGCTGTGCTACGGCTACATCATTTTCTACGGACTGGTCGGTGCGCGTACGCCGGCCTCCGCAACGCAGGGAGGCTGAGTCCGGAATGGGTGCCATCGTTTGCTTCGGCGAAATTTTGATCGATCTACTAGCACAGTCGCCGGCCTCGGCCGATACGCCGCGCGCGTTCCTGCAGTACGCCGGCGGTGCGCCGGCGAACGTCGCCGTGGCGGCTGCGCGGCTGGGGGCGAAGACCCAGTTCGTCGGCATGCTGGGCCGCGACATGTTCGGAGACTTCCTGGCCGACAGCCTGGTCGAGCACGGCGTGGGCACGGATTACATCGTGCGCACCGACGCCGCCAAGACTGCGCTGGCCTTCGTCGCGCTGGATGCCAGTGGCGAGCGCAGCTTCAGTTTCTACCGCCCGCCGGCGGCTGACCTGCTGTTCCGTGACAGTGACTTCCAGGCGGAGTGCCTCGACAGCGCACAGTGCTTCCACGTCTGCTCCAACAGCCTGACCGAGCCGGCTATCGCCGAGGCGACCTTCGCCGGCATGGATCGTGCGCGCGCGGCCGGTGCGGTGGTCAGCCTCGATCTGAATCTGCGCCCGGCACTGTGGCCCGCCGACGTCGATCCGACGCCGCGCCTGTGGCAGGCGCTGGAACGCGCTGACCTGGTCAAGCTGTCGCGCGAGGAACTGGATTACCTGGCCGCGCCGATGGGCGCCGATGGCGAGGCGGCGGTGCTGCGGCGCCTGCTGGCCGCGCAGGCACGTTGGGTGATCGTCACCGACGGTGCAGCCACGCTGCACTGGTACACCCGCGACAACCACGGCACGGTCACCAGCTTCCGCGTGGCCACGGTCGATACCACGGCCGCCGGCGATGCCTTCGTCGGTGGCGTGCTGGTCGGCCTGCTGGAGCGGGGTGGGGCGGGCGCTGGTTTCGCCGCGTTCTGCCAGGACCCGGAGGCGATCACCGCCACGCTGCGCTTCGGTGCTGCGGTCGGTGCGCTGGCTGTTACCCGCAAGGGCGCGTTCGCCGCGATGCCCTCGCTCGATGAAGTGCAGCAACTGCTGCAGGCACAGGACATTACCGCATGAGCACCTCGCCCGATTTCCGTTCGCCCGCGTTCCTGCGCGCACACATCGCCGATACGATGGCGT
Coding sequences:
- a CDS encoding LacI family DNA-binding transcriptional regulator → MNDNGSSPSKRAGKAVTVTDIARAIGVSRATVSLVLRGSPLVNVDTRAKVEAELRRQRYVYNRAAANLRRRTSSSIALVINDLSNPFFAEFASGVDEALGGRGYVTLLGSTGESPERQQAVLSTLMEHTPAGLILSPAEGSDTAQLRQALGANANVLLFNRELDGADWDFLTLDNQHGAYLATRHLIERGHRQIAFFGGHAASSSCHQRRAGFQQALAEAGLSLPPGWMIESAPNRLEAAARTDELFADGHRPSAAVCYNDTVALGLMLGLNSRGIRPGGDFAVTGFDDISEASVAVPPLTTLTADPRERGRQAAALLLQRLDEPDAPPRRTVAPVQLRIRESSAARPN
- the fucP gene encoding L-fucose:H+ symporter permease is translated as MPISATPRPSGSSGNAPAVTNGKALAVVTTIFFMWGFLTCLNDILIPHLKAVFELNYAKAMLVQFTFFGTYFLMSLPAGRLVAALGYKKGIVAGLVIAGIGALGFWPAAELRVYGAFLGALFVLATGITVLQVAANPYVALLGPEQTSSSRLTLAQALNSLGTAIAPIFGGMLILSNTVKSADELSALPAAEQLAYRAAEAQAVQGPYVGLAVALVLLALFVFLFRLPALSDATEQADQGHHHSYLDALRKRHLLLGVLGIFFYVGAEVSIGSFLVNYLSMPSIGGFSEQEATHYVSAYWTMAMIGRFAGSALLARFSPSRLLAIFALVNVALLATTMLSSGSVALYSVVAIGLFNSIMFPTIFALSIERLGPLTNKGSSLLIMAIVGGAVVPYLQGVLADHIGVQASFILPLLCYGYIIFYGLVGARTPASATQGG
- a CDS encoding carbohydrate kinase family protein: MGAIVCFGEILIDLLAQSPASADTPRAFLQYAGGAPANVAVAAARLGAKTQFVGMLGRDMFGDFLADSLVEHGVGTDYIVRTDAAKTALAFVALDASGERSFSFYRPPAADLLFRDSDFQAECLDSAQCFHVCSNSLTEPAIAEATFAGMDRARAAGAVVSLDLNLRPALWPADVDPTPRLWQALERADLVKLSREELDYLAAPMGADGEAAVLRRLLAAQARWVIVTDGAATLHWYTRDNHGTVTSFRVATVDTTAAGDAFVGGVLVGLLERGGAGAGFAAFCQDPEAITATLRFGAAVGALAVTRKGAFAAMPSLDEVQQLLQAQDITA
- a CDS encoding GH92 family glycosyl hydrolase, encoding MRPVPSAPAVPVSSRPLLRLACLLALSSVPMLLQAAPAALEREVNTFIGSKDDGNTFPGASAPFGLIQVSPIGSHYSGWRYDDEKIRGFGHSFISGAGCWEQGGQVSVLPVTGSIGPGGDFDTGNAKQFDHKAYAASYTHDGEIGQAGYYKVRLTSYGGIDAESTARTRAAAERYTFSQRQGDGHVLVNVGQANERHSVIGSVVDVVGDRVVEGKLVTKSFCGGHQYTTWFRIEFDRPFKAHGTWGEGGGLPGARHSMEGEQKPNGAWLSFDLAKGQSVTAVSAISHVDAEGARINLRADGMQGGALLGFDRMRTLSQQAWREQLGRVRVQGGTADDRTVFYSAAYHALLQPMTGNDADGRYRGYDDGIHRADGWTYYEYFSLWDTYRAQNQWLALTRPDVARDIGRTLLAIDEQGGWLPRWGYANFETNIMTGDPVTPFMVDLWRFGALKGRESQAWDALRRNAFGTPPLNSRMAGRSGNPTYLDKGYVVYDRAFPSKGMDVDPHHGGSATLEYALADCALSQMADGLGHAQDAATLRERGRNWRKVWDPQVRDAETGFTGFPRPRTEDGQWYTPADGHYSPRSHHGFHEGTAWQYQWLAQQDVPGLVEAMDGREQAGRRLDAFFAMDALQADPLNAARKEWVVGPYSYYNQFRYNPNNEPDLHSPWLYTLIGQPWKTAAVVRAAQQLFTNAPNGVTGNDDLGTMSAWYLFSAIGVYPAVPGSGQFLLHTPRFSKVEVDMGNGRTLRIDAPGADGRRLQYVQGVKVDGQVHAPVWLDWNQLQQGPRLQFALDAKAPEQGWGTAVKDLPVSWCAAPGSQLR
- a CDS encoding TonB-dependent receptor, encoding MGMKHSTRTHGQDALSLAIALALAAAVIPAGAAAQQATSTGTQDATTLDSVQVTGYRYAIEKSLEQKRDANAVVEVITAEDVGKFPDKNVADALQRVPGVVITRSGGEGKSVSVRGLAPDLTLTQLNGNYVATSETNDEATRSFNYTLLPSNMLSSAELFKSPEARIDEGGIGGTVILHTRRPLDMESNSGFVTLEGTSSDTHHDIDPQASALYSWHSKDERFGVLIGVTQQKRTTRTMEASTEDYQWYGAGKARDAYGNVQAQDGIHYWWGKSGFNNQTGGNYSDFFMPTSVNFAVKEEKRERKGGQLTFQFKPVDNVTMTANYFRFELQGDYTQNMLKIPEWSMARFNGDGNWAGGRLLNGLDFDPSGNTVTGAQFEKLAGKTYYCSEDQAKAAGLQPGGWGPDDCTVPTPQLTGGYSKEKALSQTADLTIDWDISPLWKASFTGGRTWSEGGPSMNFRMSAKPRRKVGNDYLPGNLYSAWDLTGTPSATFSPDLQQQLMNGIAEVDTGSTDSSWKRTEVKQNYFQADVTKLFESGWLDSIQFGAKYRDGKVHRNTGNTYWVCPGRDPADYDNSRYQSGCDPTAGDAQPGFFLSNPISNIAGGFNANVFPGINYPAYIDYLNKTYGGSHNRTEEDFVYNVNEKIYSGYFQANFRTERLRGNVGVRVVRTKQFAQSSDSIEKFNDYFLDNASGAPMACTDPAAAAYPTYSCESGFVRLPHDLAQSKTYSLIGVDRTYTDVLPSFNIAWDITDTLVLRGAASKVIARPGYTDIAAPGALSYYSEEYVNDRRVAGGASTAGWVGQGSNKQLEPFKATQFDLGLEWYFQPGAVAGVGLFRKNVDNFTLPVVRDTPMVINGEAVNVQRYETQANGRDGVSQGVELYGQYTFDFGFGVQANYTYNDTNLASIVLDGQEIGSSPLVGSAKNQANVTVFYENEKFLARASFNRRGQVVGGLNNGLTVYTEPYDQLDLNVAYNLTPDWTLTASVINVTKSEQRVHLGSDTKARLISNTYAGRQLYFGATWKF